TGCCGGCAGGATCGACGTCCAGTTGGACGCGATCGTACCGAAGTCCGGCGAGAGGTAGTACGCGTACGCTTCACCGGCGCCCTCGAGGGTGAACGCGTAGACGGCGAGTCCGATCAGGAGCGCGATGATGGCCGGAACCATCACCTTGACCGAAAGCTCGATCCCGCGCTCGATGCCGAACGCGACGATGGCGATGACCGCCACCATGAAAATCGCGTGGAAGACGACGGCGTCAAGGCCGCTCGCGACCGCACCGAACTGCTGTCCGGCAGCCTCGGGAGTGGCGGTGTACTCGCCCTGCAGGCCGAGCAAGACGTATCGAACGGTCCAGCCGGCGACGACGCTGTAGTACGAGAGGATGATGAACCCGGCTGTGACGAAGACCCATCCTATTTTCGTCCACGCGCCGGTTCCGAGACGTTTGAGCGCGCCGACCGGGTTGCGCTCGGTGTGGCGGCCGACGACGAACTCGACGAGGATAACCGGGAACCCGATCCCGAGGATCAACAGCAGGTAGACGACGAGGAACGCGGCCCCGCCGTACTCCCCCACCTGGTACGGAAACCGCCAGATGTTCCCCAGTCCGACTGCGCTTCCAACCGCGGCAAGGATGAACCCTGCCCTCGTTGCCCATGATTCGCGTTGTGCCATACCGATTGGTTTGAAAGAGCCATCATATAACTTTTCGTGGTTTCACGAAGTGAGAGACGCCGATTCGAGGCGGGTTTTGACCGCCATAGCGGCTAAAATTGCGGAAGGGTCGGATTGGATTACATTTATAATTTATACCTGCTGGCACCGTCGGCGTTACGGAACCGGTCACCTCGAGCAGTGATAAACCGTGAAGGTGTTACGGAATCCTTTTCCTGTTGGTCATCACAACAGGGCGTATGATACCGACAGGGGTGTTTCGAGCGTGACGATGGAAGACCGCATCGACGAACTCGAGGAGCGCCGCGAGGAGGCCGAACTGGGTGGCGGCGAGGAGCGCATCCAGAAGCAACACGACAAGGGGAAGATGACCGCCCGCGAGCGGATCGACTACTTCCTCGACGAGGGCACCTTTACGGAGTTCGACCAGCTCCGGACCCACCAGACGAGCCAGTTCGGCATGGAGGAGCGGAAGATCCCCGGCGACGGCGTCGTGACGGGCTACGGCGAGGTCAACGGCCGAACCGTCTTCGTCTTCGCCCACGACTTCACGGTCTTCGGCGGCTCGCTGGGCGAGGTTTTCGCCGAGAAGATCTGCAAGGTCATGGACATGGCGATGGAAGTCGGCGCGCCGGTCGTCGGGCTCAACGACTCCGCCGGCGCCCGCATTCAGGAGGGGGTCAAGAGCCTCGCCGGCTTCACCGAAATCTTCCGCCGGAATCAGGAAGCCAGCGGCGTCATCCCACAGATTTCGGGGATCATGGGTCCCTGCGCCGGCGGCGCGGTCTACTCTCCCTCGATTACGGACTTCATCTTCATGGTCCAGGACACGAGCCACATGTACATCACCGGGCCCGGCGTCACCAAGACCGTCACCGGCGAGGAGGTCACCCACGAGGAACTCGGCGGGGCGATGACCCACGCCGGGAAGACCGGCGTCGCCCAGTTCGCCTGCGAGAGCGAGGAGCAGGCCCTCGACGACATCAAGCGGCTTCTTTCCTATCTCCCGCAGAACAACGTCGAGGACCCACCCCGCGTCGAGCCGTGGGACGACCCCGACCGCCGCGACGAGCGGCTCAACGACATCGTCCCGCCGAGCCCGCAGAAGCCCTACGACATGGTCGACGTCATCGATTCCGTCGTCGACGAGGGTTCGTTCTTCGAGGTCGCGGAGAACTTCGCCAAGGAACTCGTCGTCGGCTTCGGCCGACTGGACGGCCGCTCGGTCGGCATCGTCGCCAACCAGCCCCGCGTGAACGCCGGGACGCTGACCGTCGACTCCTCGATGAAGGGCTCGAGATTCGTCCGCTTCTGCGACTCCTTTAACATCCCGATCGTCACCTTCGTCGACGTCCCCGGCTACATGCCCGGCACCGATCAGGAGCACCGCGGGATCATCCGCCACGGCGCGAAGCTGCTGTACGCCTACGCCGAGGCGACCGTTCCCCTCCTCACGGTCATCACCCGCAAGGCCTACGGCGGCGCCTACTGTGTCATGGCCTCCAAAAATCTCGGCGCCGACGTCAACTACGCCTGGCCGACCGCCGAAATCGCCGTCATGGGCCCGCAGGGCGCGGTCAACATCCTCTACCGCGACGAACTCGAGGAGGCCGAAAACCCCGACGAGCTGCGGGACGAACTCATCGAGGAGTACCGCGAGGAGTTCGCCAACCCCTACACGGCGACGGACAAGGGCTTCCTCGACGACGTGATCGTCCCCACCGAAACCCGGCCGCGGCTGATCGACGACCTCGAGATGCTCGAGACCAAGCGCGAGCAAAATCCGGACAAGAAACACGGAAACATTCCGCTGTAACGACCGATTCTATCCATGGCATCCAAGAAACAGGCGGACACGGCCGAGGCGGCTGAGTCCCCGACGGACGATCTGCCGGTCGGCGAGCAACCTGACGTGGCGGCGGTCCTCTCGGACGTCGAACTCGACATTCCGGACACCGCCGACGAGGAGGAGGCGGCCGCGATCGCGGCCGCGGTCGGCGCGCACCTCCACGATCACGCCCTCGCGGTCGCCGCGGCGGCCGCGAGCGAGGCGGAGACGTGGGAGAGCAAGCGCTGGGCCTTCAGCGGCCGGGTGCGCGCCCAGCAGCACCGCCACGCCCGCGTCCCCCGCGAGGCGCCGACGAACGCGTGGTCGGCCGCGGGACGGACGGATCGATTCTGACCGCTGGATCGCGGTCTCGTATATCCGCGTTTCGATCAATTCGCGTCTCGATCACGACCGTTCGGCGACCAGTGCGATCGCCCGTAACTGCTCCTCGTACCGCTCGAAAATTCGTCGCAGCGACCGCACTCGCCGTCGCGCCTGCGGTCGTCTGAGTAGGTTGTAGCCGATCCGCAGCGTCCCCAGCAGTCCCTCGTCCGCGAGCACGCGCCGCGGCTCGAGCAGCGCCATCGGCTCGAGGGCTCGCCACATGACGGTGAAGCCCGCGGACTCGAGGCGGTCAACCCAGCCGGACTCGGTGAGTGGCTGCGGCCGAACGTTGGCCACCTGCGCCGCCTCCCGTCGGATCCGGACCGCCGTTTCGTCGTCGACGCCGTCCGCGAGGGCGAGTTCGTGGACGCCGTACCGGCCGCCCGGCCGCAGTAATCGGCGGGCCTCCTCGAGGATCGCTCGCTTCCCGCCGTCGGGTTGCATGGTCAGCATCGCCTCGCCGTAGACGGCGTCTGCGCTATTGCGAGGCAGATCCGTGTCGGCGGCGTTTCCGACGACGATTTCGGGGACTGGCCGATCAATATTCTCGAGTTGCTTCCGAAGCCGCGCCGCCCGCTCGCGATCCAGTTCGATCCCCGTGTACGAGTTCGGGTTCCGATCGAGTGCGAGCCGTGCGGTCGCTCCGACGCCGGGCGCGAACTCGACGACGTCGTCCGCGGCCGCGATCGAGAGCGCCTCGAGCAACTCGCGGGTCAGCGCCTCGCCGCCGGGACGGAGCGTTCGCTTCCCGAGGGTGGCGAGCAGTTCGTGTGCCGGCTGGTTCGCGATCCGCGTCGACTTGCGGGTCATGTGGGGAGTCCGTCGGTACCGTCTCGAGCGCTGCTGTCCGACGTCCGGAACGTCGCCACCCTTGCCGTATCGCCGTTATGCCGAACATGCTCGTGTCCGTCCGCTTCCGGGGCGGACAGCTCGAGACCGGTGACGAACGGAGACTCGAGAACTGTAGACGCCGATCCGAGCCGGCGTTGCGACTGTCGGAACGGACGAGGAATAACGTATGAATAGTGAAGCGGCGAACCGACGTTCCCGGAGGCTCGCGCACTCCAGTACTTGCCGGGACGCAGGCGGGCTTAACTTCCGTGTTCGGGATGGGTACGGGTGTTTCCCCGCCGCTGTGGCCGCTTCAATGCCGACCCGCGGAGTCGAACCGCGGTACAGCCACCGTCGGTTTCCGCGTTCAGTACCTCGTTTCCGTTCCGCGAACGTAATGGTTTCGTTTCGAAACGACTGCACGAACGCGCCGACTCTCGAGCGCTCGAGAGGCTCGAGAGCGATGCGTTCGCGTGCGAAACGGTCTCGGAGAGCCGACCGGTTGCGAAAAAGTAAGGTAGTCGCCTCGCAACTGTTTGTACAGAAATGTTCAGGAAGGTCCTGGTGGCGAACCGCGGCGAGATCGCCGTCAGAGTCATGCGCGCGTGCGAGGAACTGAACGTTGGGACGGTCGCGATCTACTCGGAGGCGGACAAGAACGCCGGACACGTCCGCTACGCCGACGAAGCGTACAACGTCGGGCCGGCCCGCGCGGCCGACTCCTACCTCGATCACGAGGCCGTCATCGAGGCCGCGCGCAAGGCCGACGCCGACGCGATCCACCCCGGCTACGGCTTCCTCGCGGAGAACGCCGAGTTCGCCCGCAAGGTCGAGAACGCGGACGGAATCACCTGGATCGGACCTTCCAGCGACGCGATGGAGTCGCTCGGCGAGAAGACGAAGGCCCGGACGATCATGAACGAGGCCGACGTGCCCATCGTTCCCGGGACCACCGACCCCGTCACCGAACCCGAGGAGGTCAAGGAATTCGGCGAGGAGTACGGCTACCCCATCGCCATCAAGGCCGAGGGCGGGGGCGGCGGCCGCGGGATGAAGGTCGTCCGCGACGAAAGCGAGGTCGAAGACCAACTCGAGAGCGCCAAGCGCGAGGGCCAGGCCTACTTCGACAACGACTCGGTCTACCTCGAGCGCTACCTCGAGCAGCCCCGTCATATCGAGGTCCAGATCCTGGCCGACGAGCACGGCAACGTCCGCCACCTCGGCGAGCGCGACTGTTCGCTGCAGCGCCGCCACCAGAAGGTCATCGAGGAAGGCCCCTCGGCCGCATTGACGGACGAACTCCGCGAGAAGATCGGCGAGGCGGCCCGCCGCGGGGTCGCCGCCGCGGACTACACCAACGCCGGCACCGTCGAGTTCCTCGTCGAGGAGGAACCCGGCCGCGACGGGCCGCTCGGCCCCGACGCGAACTTCTACTTCCTCGAGGTCAACACCCGGATTCAGGTCGAGCACACCGTCACCGAGGAGATCACCGGCTACGACATCGTCAAGCGCCAGATTCGAATCGCCGCCGGCGAGGAGATCGACTTCGAGCAGGACGAGGTCACCTTCGACGGCCACGCGATGGAGTTCCGGATCAACGCGGAGAACGCCGCCCAGGACTTCGCGCCCGCGACAGGGGGGACCCTCGAGACCTACGACCCGCCGGGCGGGATCGGCGTTCGCCTCGACGACGCCTTGCGGCAGGGCGACGAACTCGTCACCGACTACGACTCGATGATCGCCAAACTCGTCGTCTGGGGCGAGGACCGCGACGAGTGCATCGAGCGCTCGCTGCGTGCCCTCCGCGAGTACGAAATCGAGGGTATCCCGACGATCATCCCCTTCCACCGGCTGATGCTCACCGACGAGACGTTCGTCGAGAGCACGCACACGACGAAGTATCTGGACGAGGAGATGGACCAAGAGCGGATCGAGGAAGCCCAACAGCAGTGGGGCGGCGACACCGGCGACGGCGGCGACGGCGAGGACGAGGAGTCCGTCGAGCGCGAGTTCACCGTCGAGGTCAACGGCAAGCGCTTCGAGGTCGAACTCGAGGAGCACGGCGCGCCGGCGATTCCGACCGGCGACGTCGAGGCCGGCGGCGGTCAAGCCCAGCCGCCCCAGCCGGCCGGCGGATCCAGCAGCGGCGACGCCGACGTCGCCGGCGAGGGCGAAACCGTCGACGCCGAGATGCAGGGGACGATCCTCGACATCGAGGTCGAGGTGGGCGACGAG
The DNA window shown above is from Halopiger xanaduensis SH-6 and carries:
- a CDS encoding acyl-CoA carboxylase subunit beta, with product MEDRIDELEERREEAELGGGEERIQKQHDKGKMTARERIDYFLDEGTFTEFDQLRTHQTSQFGMEERKIPGDGVVTGYGEVNGRTVFVFAHDFTVFGGSLGEVFAEKICKVMDMAMEVGAPVVGLNDSAGARIQEGVKSLAGFTEIFRRNQEASGVIPQISGIMGPCAGGAVYSPSITDFIFMVQDTSHMYITGPGVTKTVTGEEVTHEELGGAMTHAGKTGVAQFACESEEQALDDIKRLLSYLPQNNVEDPPRVEPWDDPDRRDERLNDIVPPSPQKPYDMVDVIDSVVDEGSFFEVAENFAKELVVGFGRLDGRSVGIVANQPRVNAGTLTVDSSMKGSRFVRFCDSFNIPIVTFVDVPGYMPGTDQEHRGIIRHGAKLLYAYAEATVPLLTVITRKAYGGAYCVMASKNLGADVNYAWPTAEIAVMGPQGAVNILYRDELEEAENPDELRDELIEEYREEFANPYTATDKGFLDDVIVPTETRPRLIDDLEMLETKREQNPDKKHGNIPL
- a CDS encoding class I SAM-dependent methyltransferase, with amino-acid sequence MTRKSTRIANQPAHELLATLGKRTLRPGGEALTRELLEALSIAAADDVVEFAPGVGATARLALDRNPNSYTGIELDRERAARLRKQLENIDRPVPEIVVGNAADTDLPRNSADAVYGEAMLTMQPDGGKRAILEEARRLLRPGGRYGVHELALADGVDDETAVRIRREAAQVANVRPQPLTESGWVDRLESAGFTVMWRALEPMALLEPRRVLADEGLLGTLRIGYNLLRRPQARRRVRSLRRIFERYEEQLRAIALVAERS
- a CDS encoding acetyl-CoA carboxylase biotin carboxylase subunit, with the protein product MFRKVLVANRGEIAVRVMRACEELNVGTVAIYSEADKNAGHVRYADEAYNVGPARAADSYLDHEAVIEAARKADADAIHPGYGFLAENAEFARKVENADGITWIGPSSDAMESLGEKTKARTIMNEADVPIVPGTTDPVTEPEEVKEFGEEYGYPIAIKAEGGGGGRGMKVVRDESEVEDQLESAKREGQAYFDNDSVYLERYLEQPRHIEVQILADEHGNVRHLGERDCSLQRRHQKVIEEGPSAALTDELREKIGEAARRGVAAADYTNAGTVEFLVEEEPGRDGPLGPDANFYFLEVNTRIQVEHTVTEEITGYDIVKRQIRIAAGEEIDFEQDEVTFDGHAMEFRINAENAAQDFAPATGGTLETYDPPGGIGVRLDDALRQGDELVTDYDSMIAKLVVWGEDRDECIERSLRALREYEIEGIPTIIPFHRLMLTDETFVESTHTTKYLDEEMDQERIEEAQQQWGGDTGDGGDGEDEESVEREFTVEVNGKRFEVELEEHGAPAIPTGDVEAGGGQAQPPQPAGGSSSGDADVAGEGETVDAEMQGTILDIEVEVGDEVAAGDVLVVLEAMKMENDIVASKGGTVVEIPVEEDQSVDMGDTLVVLE